One genomic segment of Mastomys coucha isolate ucsf_1 unplaced genomic scaffold, UCSF_Mcou_1 pScaffold22, whole genome shotgun sequence includes these proteins:
- the Atmin gene encoding ATM interactor, producing the protein MAATEAAAAESAGPAPGVPATPASTRGAAAASSQWRPSEARLQGSRQRPGRARAAAPVPPARELIQPSVSELSRAVRTNILCTVRGCGKILPNSPALNMHLVKSHRLQDGIVNPTIRKDLKTIPKFYCCPIKGCPRGPDRPFSQFSLVKQHFMKMHAEKKHKCSKCSNSYGTEWDLKRHEEDCGKTFQCTCGCPYASRTALQSHIYRTGHEIPAEHRDPPSKKRKMESYLQSQKLSSKTIEPLSDQPAPGQDTHEPDASEVKLAASLEDSCSSHPKRQSISTPPRCPQKLLLPKPKVALVKLPVMQFSSVPVFVPTADSSAQPVVLGMDHSSAAGAVHLVPLSVGTLILSLDSEACSLKESLPLSKIISPVVEPMTTGVQVNLGKSLCSPLQEVGSVCQKNSISSTNVQTDLSYASANLIPSAQWLGPDSSVSSCSQTDLSFDSQVSLPVSVHTQTLVPGSKVTSSIAAQTDAFIDACFQPGGVSRETQTSRMQNRTDDSVPVGHTGLCGDIFESVHASYSVPTDTIMSSSLVAETVTHGLLPQSDPKILSQVVMEKSAPVLTFSAQNSMLPPQNMTDNQTQTIDLLSDLENILSSNLPGQTLDNRSLLSDTNPGPDAQLPSGSAQNSGIDFDIEEFLSASNIQTQTEESELSSMSTEPVLESLDIETQTDVFLSDPSTQPYGFRAGSGFLGLEMFDTQTQTDLNFFLDSSPHLPLGSILKHSSFSMSTDSSDTETQTEGASPGQHAPALESKVQLSSTETQTMSSGFEPLGSLFLTSNETQTAMDDFLLADLAWNTMESQFSSVETQTCAELHAVSSF; encoded by the exons ATGGCGGCCACGGAGGCGGCGGCGGCTGAGTCTGCGGGTCCGGCCCCGGGTGTCCCGGCCACGCCGGCGAGCACGCGGGGAGCCGCCGCCGCCTCAAGCCAGTGGAGGCCGTCGGAGGCGCGACTGCAAGGCAGCCGACAGCGACCGGGCAGGGCTCGGGCCGCTGCCCCGGTGCCACCCGCCCGGGAGCTGATCCAGCCGTCTGTGAGCGAGCTGTCCCGGGCTGTGCGCACCAATATTCTGTGCACTGTGCGCGGCTGCGGCAAGATCCTGCCCAACAGTCCTGCGCTCAACATGCACCTAGTTAAGAGCCACCGACTGCAG GATGGCATAGTAAATCCAACAATAAGAAAAGATTTGAAAACTATACCAAAATTCTACTGTTGTCCAATCAAAGGATGTCCTCGAGGCCCTGACAGACCATTTTCTCAGTTTTCTCTGGTTAAACAG CACTTTATGAAAATGCATGCAGAGAAGAAGCACAAATGCAGTAAGTGCAGTAATTCCTACGGCACGGAGTGGGACCTGAAAAGACACGAGGAGGATTGTGGCAAGACCTTCCAGTGTACGTGTGGCTGCCCCTACGCCAGCAGAACTGCACTGCAGTCTCACATCTACCGAACTGGCCATGAGATCCctgcagaacacag AGACCCACCcagtaaaaaaaggaaaatggaaagctACCTGCAAAGCCAAAAGTTGTCCAGTAAGACCATTGAACCACTGAGCGACCAACCAGCCCCTGGACAAGACACTCATGAGCCAGATGCTTCGGAAGTAAAGCTGGCAGCATCCCTTGAAGACTCTTGTAGCTCCCACCCCAAAAGGCAGAGCATCTCAACACCTCCCAGGTGTCCCCAGAAGTTGCTGTTACCAAAGCCCAAGGTGGCTCTGGTTAAACTTCCGGTCATGCAGTTTTCCTCTGTGCCTGTCTTTGTGCCTACAGCGGACTCCTCGGCCCAGCCTGTGGTGTTAGGCATGGATCACAGTTCTGCAGCGGGTGCTGTGCACTTAGTACCCTTGTCAGTAGGAACCTTGATCCTCAGCCTGGATTCAGAGGCCTGCTCTCTGAAGGAGAGCCTACCTCTCTCAAAAATTATCAGTCCTGTTGTTGAGCCAATGACTACAGGTGTTCAGGTGAACTTGGGTAAAAGTCTGTGTAGTCCTTTACAAGAGGTAGGGAGTGTGTGTCAGAAGAACAGCATTTCCTCAACCAACGTGCAGACGGATCTGTCCTATGCCTCAGCCAACTTGATACCCTCTGCTCAGTGGCTTGGCCCTGATTCCTCTGTGTCATCGTGTTCGCAGACTGACCTGTCGTTTGATTCTCAAGTGTCCCTTCCAGTTAGCGTCCACACCCAGACATTGGTGCCCGGCTCTAAGGTCACTTCATCCATAGCTGCTCAGACAGATGCATTCATAGACGCCTGTTTCCAGCCTGGTGGGGTCTCCAGAGAAACCCAGACCAGCAGGATGCAGAACCGCACAGATGACTCAGTGCCGGTGGGCCACACTGGCCTGTGTGGGGACATTTTTGAAAGTGTCCATGCATCATACAGTGTTCCCACTGATACCATCATGAGTAGCAGCTTAGTTGCAGAGACAGTAACTCATGGTCTTTTACCTCAGAGTGACCCTAAGATCTTAAGCCAAGTAGTCATGGAAAAGTCTGCACCCGTGTTAACCTTCAGTGCCCAGAACAGCATGCTTCCTCCACAAAACATGACAGATAATCAAACCCAAACCATAGACCTACTGAGTGACTTAGAAAACATCTTGTCAAGTAATCTGCCAGGTCAAACACTGGATAACCGGAGTCTCTTGTCCGACACAAACCCTGGGCCTGATGCCCAGCTCCCATCAGGCTCAGCGCAGAATTCTGGGATCGATTTTGATATTGAAGAGTTCCTCTCAGCCTCAAATATCCAGACTCAGACTGAGGAGAGTGAACTTAGCTCCATGAGCACTGAGCCAGTCTTGGAGTCCCTGGACATCGAGACGCAGACTGACGTCTTCCTCTCAGACCCCTCCACACAGCCCTATGGGTTCAGGGCAGGGTCAGGCTTCCTGGGCCTTGAGATGtttgacacacagacacaaacagacttAAACTTCTTCTTAGACAGTAGTCCTCACCTGCCCCTGGGCAGCATTCTGAAACACTCCAGCTTCTCTATGAGTACTGACTCTTCTGACACAGAGACCCAAACCGAAGGAGCCTCCCCAGGTCAGCACGCCCCTGCTCTGGAGAGCAAGGTCCAGTTGAGCAGCACAGAAACACAGACCATGAGTTCTGGCTTCGAGCCCCTGGGGAGCTTGTTCCTCACCAGCAACGAAACTCAGACAGCAATGGATGACTTCCTTCTAGCCGATTTGGCCTGGAATACAATGGAGTCCCAGTTCAGCTCTGTAGAAACCCAGACATGTGCAGAGCTGCACGCTGTCTCCAGCTTCTGA